In Cryptomeria japonica chromosome 1, Sugi_1.0, whole genome shotgun sequence, the sequence atttttctccataaaccgcaaaaattcgccagtaaaattaaaattttcctcggaattatacaactttcgccaggtttttacaccttgtccaaggggggggtttcttaaagttttccctatttttatgTTTGTCAAACTTGGATACTCGAAGCATTTTAATTTTTTGACCTTTGGAGAAGTTACAACATTAATTTACATCCAACATTCCATTTGGAAGTCATCAAAGAAGCTACCATGACTcctttttgtctttatttatttttctctcttccATAGACAACAACACAATCGCGTTGACATTAGTGTGAGTGCATAAGAGTTTGAAAGTTGGGTTTTTGAAAACTATAACTAATATGCAAGAAAACAAAAAGAGAGCTTAGAAGAATTTAAGATTTGAAAAACTATTAGGTTGAGCATAATTTGACACTATTTTGGATCGATCAAGTAAGCATCAATGAAAGGGGTTAAGTGTGACCTAAGACATGTTTATGTGTAAACACTAAAGTGAGTACAACTTATAGGTGGGAATTGCAGAAGATAACACCATATAGTTACTACACCTAGAATGCCAATACCAAACCTCTACTTAACAACACCACTATTTGTAGGAAGCCTTTCTCCACGAAGAGAGTGATCCAACACCAATGGTCATAACACAAATTAGTATTGTGCCACCCACAAAGCTCTTCTTCCATGTGAAGATATAACTGCTTCACTTGTTTTTCTGTCATGTGAGCATGAGTGATTTGTTAGTGCAAGCATATATATGCATTCCCATTTGTGATTTATGTACATTAATGGTGAGTCAACTATAGAATGTATAAGGTTTTGCAATTTATGAGTTTGAGGTTGAGTATTAGCATGCTATAGAAGTGTTGACATAAGGGCTACATCTTTTGTGGGGTTCTCATTGTATTGTAAGCTTTGTGTTTGAAGTAATATAGTAGAGTTACTTTTGGTTTGTGATTTTTACTCGAAAGGACTTACCCACACATTGTGTTATGAGCTCTTCTTTCTATCATCTATCTTCGTATTTATCTTATTCTAAATTTCATTAAGTTATCATTAGTTTTAGATAAATAAGATTTCATTATTCTAAGTTACTCCTAGTttatataaacattataaaatcaACAAATTAGACTAGTTAATATACTGTTTGCAATTATTTTCATTCCAAGTAATTATAAATGCATTTAGTATGTGTATGAATGAATCCCTATGCTTAATCTATGCTAATTAAACAAATGCAAGCATCAAAGCACAAATCAAGTTAGATTAATTATTCTCAATTTTAGAAATAGATAAATCATAAATATTAAATGTTGATTAAGAAAAGATTGTGATGAAAAATGTACTTGGCTCTATAATAATGGAGAACGCAAAGAAATAACTATAATGCCATATTGATAATCCAACAACTCTATTGTGGACTAATTTCAAATCAGTTAATTTCCATGCATAGATATGATTTATGGATCATCGATCTAATTTGATATAATGCACCCTATTGTTTTTttgattcattgcaacattgaaaaATACCTTGGGAAGGTTATTAAATCACCAAGATCAAATTCTTTGAGATCATCTCCTAGATAGATTAGTTTTATGGTTGTAAAAATGATCAAAGTCATGCCTTTAGGCATGCATATGCTAGATCTAGGATGATGATGTAGATCTAGATTTTTTTAGTGCTCtcaaattaaaattttccttgaaGTGGATGATTAGATATCCTATGATAAGAAAATCAATGCAATTTAATGCCCTTTAGTACAAGAAAGTAACAATAAACCATGCAAAATTTGTATAAGTTGGTTCATGGTGTGAAAGAAATGGGTGGAAGTTTGTAAAATTAAGAATTAATTTTGCAATAATGAAATTGATCTTATATCCACATGGTTGACCTTGGGGTACAAATGTTCTCAAATAAGAAATGTTAAGATATGACAAGTGCAATAAAAGCAAAATACATGAGAAAGTGTGTGAAAATGGAAAAGATATGAACAAATATGTGGAAATATGTGTAGGCAAGTAATATTAATGAATAGGGGAATGAGCCTTACTTTATACAAAGTAAGACTATTTATTGATGTGGAATTATATTAAGACATTatcttaaaataaattcaaaattaaataagaAACATATTAAATTGTAAATCACCCTTACAATTTAACTATTTAAAACaagattttacaatctatataaataattataaatatttctaataattactcatatatttcacatcaacTCTCCCAAATCACCCACACATAGAAgtcaaaaatataaaatatattaccaACTTACTCATTAAAATAAAAGGAGAAGTCAAAAGTAAAATATAAGGAAACAAGAAAAATTGTAATAAAAGGAGAAAAAAGCTACTACGCAAAACtgtgaaaataaaataattatcaatGTGAAAATAACCCTGAACTGCCGCCGCAATTGGAGAAGAATGTTGAACGGATAGACGTCAAATGAACGTCAAATTTAATTTCGGGGGAAGATTGAATGTTGTGTTTTAAGTGGGATAGGGACAAAATCAtagccatcaccatcaccatcaccatcaccatcacgcGGGATCCAGGCTGCCAAAAAAACATTTCGATTTTCTTTCTACGCGTGCCGGTCCCGCTTGGCCTAAATATTCTGATTTTTGACGCGTGCCGGTCCAGCATACGCAAAATATTCTGTTATTTTTTGACGCGTGCCGGTCGGACATTTTGATTTGTGAGTTTTGAGCTTCTGAAAATAGCTAGTTTACTGTGTTCCGTAATTTGGAAATCCGTGGTTCAATCTGTATTCAAACCACGGTTAAGGTGTTGTACAGGAACACAAGATCGCTGGTCCGCACAGCAAAATGTGGATTGGGGTAGGCTCTGAGGCTAAAAACATTTTCGCTGTTAATGTGAAATAGATTTACGTGGGGGAGAGGAGGAAAGTAGGAGCTGATTCGGTGGGAGGTTGTTGAGATTGCCCGTAAGTTTGAACCGTTTATtttgtttttgacaaatttttttattgttttaagatTAGCTGGATTATCTGGTGCATTGACTTGGCATGCCAGTGAAATCCTGGCAAGCAATGCGCATGGCATTTCGTAAGTAGTAGTGTTATTCCGCGTTGGGTCGAAGTTGCTGAGAAGCAATGTTTACATCTGGATGATGGCTTGTTCAAGTCCATAACATCCCGAGCTGGATCTGTGATTTTCTGCAGAGGGCTGGCTTTCATTAGTTTTCCTGAGTGAGATTGTGTGATTCTTCTCAATACTGGGTGTGAGGTAGATCTGGGATTGGAGTAGCAGTAATTAGGAATGTCTAATTTGAATCCAAACCTGTCTCGGAGCGCAACTAGAACATCATTTAAGGGGCAGAGTAACAGAGCGAGCAATGTGACATTTGCTCGACGTACATCGAGTGGGCGGTATGTGAGCCTGTCTCGAGATGATATGGATGGAATGACAGACGATCTGAGTGGTGAATACCTGCAGTACACGGTGCAGATTCCTCCGACACCAGACAACCAGCCGATGGTGGATCCTTCAGTGGCGGTGAAGGCGGAGGAGCAATATGTTTCGAATTCTCTCTTCACAGGGGGTTTCAACAGTGTAACGAGGGCTCATCTGATGGACAAGGTGATCGATTCGGAAGCGAGCCACCCTCAGATGGCAGGGGCGAGGGGATCTGCTTGCTCAGTTGAGGGTTGCGATGGGAAGGTGATGCGCGACGAGAGAGGGGAGGACATCCTTCCCTGTGAATGCAATTTCAAGATTTGCCGCGAGTGCTACTTTGATTACCAGAAGGATGGAGGGGTTTGTCCGGGCTGTAAGGAGCCTTACAAAGTAGGGGATTTGGAGGAGCAGAACGAGGCGTTTCGCAATGCTGCCCTGCCTCTGGCGCCCACCGGTAAGTTGGATCGCAGGATGTCTGTCATGAGGTCAGGGAAGTCGCTCCTGATGAGGAGCCAAACCGGAGACTTCGATCACAATCGATGGCTTTTCGAAACGAAAGGGACCTACGGCTACGGGAATGCCTTTTGGCCCCAAGAAGGGGTTATTAATGATGGCACTGGCGATGGGATGTCTGGAAACCTCACCGACTTATCTGACAAGCCTTGGAGACCTCTCACACGGAAGATTAAAATTCCTGCTGGCATTCTTAGTCCTTACAGGTTTCATTTCTTACTTGTTCACTCATACTGTAATTACTTGCTAGATATGAGCTTTTCAGCGTTCTGGGTAGATATGAGGTATTCGGGGACCATGAAGTTTGTATCAACGTTTACAGTAACACTCTGTCATCCATCATCAGCAAAATAGAGGTTGGTCATCTTTTTCTCTCATCCACCAGCATGAGGAAAAAGCGACCATCCGTAATCTTTTTCCTTCATTCTGACCGCAGGAGTATCTGAAACGTTGATATAAACTAAAGTCACGCAACTTTTTCCATAAGCGTTTCACTCAATTAGGATATTGCATGTGAATTTTTCTCTAGTTTCAATTGGGTTAGGCATGCTCTCTTTCCAAGCTTTTACCGTTTACAGGGCTGGAGTGATTTCTTTTGGTGTAACCCTTCTAGTTACCAGGTTTGCCTGGTCTTATCCCACACTAGAGAATATCTCTGTAGTCCAGCTTTGAGTTCTGATAGTCCTAATCGACATGGATTGGCATTTGAGCCGCCAGCTACACTAAGTTCCAACTAACATTAAATATCAATTGCTTCTCTGTGCATTAAATTTTGTTCTTATTCATGCACTTTCTTTCATGTATTTTTCCTGTCTTAAAGGATTTATTCAATGATGTATTTTCATGAGTTGCATTTAATAGGTCGGCTTAATGCTTTTTAGCTAATTTTAAATGACTGCTTGTCCTGCAGGCTGCTTATATTTTTGAGAATGTTTTTCTTAGCATTATTTCTGACTTGGCGAGTCAGGCATCCTAACAATGATGCAATGTGGTTATGGGGCATGTCTATAGTATGCGAAATATGGTTTGCTTTCTCATGGCTGCTGGACGTGTTACCCAAGTTGTGCCCCATCAATCGATCCACTGATCTGAATGTTCTCAAGGAGAAGTTTGAGCAGCCCAATCCTGAGGATCCATCAGCACCATCAGACTTGCCTGGTGTTGATGTCTTTGTTTCTACTGCTGACCCAGAGAAGGAGCCGCCTCTAGTTACTGCTAATACTATTTTGTCTATCCTTGCTGCTGACTATCCGGTGGACAAACTTTCCTGCTATGTGTCAGATGATGGAGGAGCTCTTCTAACTTTTGAAGCTATGGCAGAAGCTGCAAGCTTTGCAGATGTTTGGGTCCCTTTCTGTCGCAAGCATAACATTGAACCCCGGAATCCTGATAGTTATTTCAACACCAAGGGTGACCCTACTAAAAATAAACTGCGTGCAGACTTTGTAAAGGATCGAAGAAGGCTTAAAAGGGAATATGATGAGTTCAAGGTGCGAATCAACGGACTCCCTGATTCAATTCGGCGCAGATCAGATGCTTATAATGCTCGAGAAGAAATGAAGGCCATGAAACTTGTAAGGGAAAACGGTACCGACCCATCTGAAGTTGTAAAGGTTCCAAAAGCCACATGGATGGCTGATGGCACTCACTGGCCTGGGACGTGGACTGTATCAACTTCTGAACATTCACGAGGTGATCATGCTGGAATTATACAGGTACTACTTGGGCTTTCTATATAACCATGTTTTCACATTTTGTTTGAATACATTTAGTCATGCCTAAGTTAAAAGCATAATCCTTAAGCAAACTAGGTAGGTCCCTAGTAGTGATTGCCAATGATATCTTCTCTACTCTTAATGGAATGTGCAGGTGATGCTCAAACCTCCTAGTAGCAAGCCTCTAATAGGTTGTGCAGAAGATAAAATCCTTGACTTCACTGATGTGGATATTCGATTGCCTATGCTGGTATATGTATCTCGTGAAAAACGGCCAGGATATGATCATAACAAGAAGGCAGGTGCTATGAATGCTCTTGTCCGGTCTTCAGCAATCATGTCTAATGGGCCATTTATC encodes:
- the LOC131065554 gene encoding cellulose synthase-like protein D2, with translation MSNLNPNLSRSATRTSFKGQSNRASNVTFARRTSSGRYVSLSRDDMDGMTDDLSGEYLQYTVQIPPTPDNQPMVDPSVAVKAEEQYVSNSLFTGGFNSVTRAHLMDKVIDSEASHPQMAGARGSACSVEGCDGKVMRDERGEDILPCECNFKICRECYFDYQKDGGVCPGCKEPYKVGDLEEQNEAFRNAALPLAPTGKLDRRMSVMRSGKSLLMRSQTGDFDHNRWLFETKGTYGYGNAFWPQEGVINDGTGDGMSGNLTDLSDKPWRPLTRKIKIPAGILSPYRLLIFLRMFFLALFLTWRVRHPNNDAMWLWGMSIVCEIWFAFSWLLDVLPKLCPINRSTDLNVLKEKFEQPNPEDPSAPSDLPGVDVFVSTADPEKEPPLVTANTILSILAADYPVDKLSCYVSDDGGALLTFEAMAEAASFADVWVPFCRKHNIEPRNPDSYFNTKGDPTKNKLRADFVKDRRRLKREYDEFKVRINGLPDSIRRRSDAYNAREEMKAMKLVRENGTDPSEVVKVPKATWMADGTHWPGTWTVSTSEHSRGDHAGIIQVMLKPPSSKPLIGCAEDKILDFTDVDIRLPMLVYVSREKRPGYDHNKKAGAMNALVRSSAIMSNGPFILNLDCDHYIYNSQAIREGMCFMLDRGGDRICYVQFPQRFEGIDPNDRYANHNTVFFDVNMRALDGLQGPMYVGTGCVFRRIALYGFDPPRSKEHSGCCGRRKKISQTPSEGETHALNMGDGNEEEMNISLLPKKFGNSTLLVDSIPVAEFQGRPLADHPGVKNGRPPFALAVPRDPLDASTVAEAVSVISCWYEDKTQWGESVGWIYGSVTEDVVTGYRMHNRGWRSVYCVTKRDAFRGTAPINLTDRLHQVLRWATGSVEIFFSRNNALLGSSRIKFLQKIAYLNVGIYPFTSIFLIVYCFLPALSLFSGQFIVQTLNVSFLIYLLIITITLSLLAILEIKWSGIELEEWWRNEQFWLIGGTSSHLAAVLQGLLKVIAGIEISFTLTSKSGGEDIDDIFADLYIVKWTSLMIPPITIMMVNLIAIAVGFSRTIYSEIPQWSKLIGGVFFSFWVLAHLYPFAKGLMGRRGRTPTIVFVWSGLLAITISLLWVAINPPQGSQGIGGSFQFP